The following coding sequences lie in one Rhodohalobacter barkolensis genomic window:
- the rbfA gene encoding 30S ribosome-binding factor RbfA gives MSIRTERLSSVIKKDLGQLLQRNYQPSGTFITVTQVRMTDDLSIAKVYLSVFSPNKDVQEVYKYIDDHQDQIRYELASKIKNQVRRIPELLFYEDDTAEYVNKIENLFEKVRKQRKQNSGDKDE, from the coding sequence ATGAGTATCCGAACAGAGAGACTCAGTTCCGTAATCAAAAAAGATTTGGGACAGCTTTTACAGAGAAATTATCAGCCTTCCGGTACATTTATTACCGTGACACAGGTAAGAATGACTGATGATCTTTCGATTGCGAAGGTGTATTTAAGTGTTTTTTCTCCGAACAAAGATGTTCAGGAAGTCTATAAATACATCGATGATCACCAGGATCAAATTCGCTACGAACTTGCTTCAAAAATAAAAAATCAGGTACGACGGATTCCTGAACTTCTTTTCTATGAAGATGATACAGCCGAATATGTAAATAAGATTGAGAATCTGTTTGAAAAGGTGCGTAAACAACGGAAACAAAACTCCGGAGATAAAGACGAATAA
- the rimP gene encoding ribosome maturation factor RimP, translating to MNSTTINTIKELAKPIVEQEDMFLVDVEVKNAKVQEVWVLADSEKGGVDLDACARVSRELSFILEEKDIFNKAYRLNVSSPGLSRPLSDQRQYPKNEGRTIKVKYKSDEEYLTVEGVLQSVNDSQIEVKPEDDKLVVIPFDNIVETKIVPKI from the coding sequence ATGAACAGCACGACTATAAATACCATAAAGGAATTGGCGAAACCCATTGTGGAGCAGGAAGATATGTTTCTTGTTGATGTTGAGGTTAAGAATGCTAAAGTACAAGAAGTGTGGGTTTTGGCAGATTCTGAAAAGGGTGGTGTTGATTTGGACGCTTGTGCACGAGTTAGCCGGGAATTGAGTTTTATACTTGAAGAGAAGGATATTTTCAATAAAGCTTACAGGCTGAATGTTTCATCACCCGGATTGAGCAGGCCACTGAGTGACCAGCGCCAGTATCCAAAAAATGAAGGCAGGACCATAAAAGTTAAATATAAATCAGATGAAGAGTATTTAACCGTAGAAGGCGTACTTCAAAGTGTAAACGATTCACAAATTGAAGTTAAACCAGAGGACGATAAACTGGTTGTTATTCCGTTTGATAATATTGTAGAAACTAAAATAGTACCGAAAATTTAG
- a CDS encoding bifunctional riboflavin kinase/FAD synthetase encodes MADIVFLKNVERDLNTVLTVGTFDGVHAGHKVLINSVISSAKERNARSVIVTFDPHPRDIINPGSDGIRLLSTLEERSELLADLEVDEMVVIPFDRDFSLLTSEQFVRDIVWEKIGVKEFVIGYDHHFGRNREGTIETVQRLGEELGFKSSVVSKQEVGDKTVSSTAIRNAIQKEGDMLLAASFLERYYILNGTVVHGDKRGKQIGYPTANIQPQNTKKIVPKRGVYAVWLRVDGKYHGGMMNIGVRPTFEGEQETLEVNIFDFDKNIYGKEVQIQFVDRIRDERSFKGVEQLKAQLRSDETNARMNLKNHSPDIAKQFK; translated from the coding sequence ATGGCAGACATCGTATTTTTAAAAAATGTAGAAAGAGATTTAAACACAGTTCTAACTGTAGGCACTTTTGACGGCGTGCATGCAGGTCATAAAGTTTTGATCAACTCTGTGATTTCGTCTGCTAAAGAGAGAAATGCCAGAAGTGTAATTGTTACATTTGACCCGCATCCAAGAGATATAATCAATCCCGGAAGTGATGGAATTCGGTTGCTGAGTACATTGGAGGAACGCAGTGAGCTTCTCGCTGATCTTGAAGTAGATGAGATGGTTGTAATTCCGTTCGACAGGGATTTCTCTCTGTTAACTTCAGAGCAGTTCGTCAGAGATATTGTCTGGGAAAAAATAGGTGTTAAAGAGTTTGTTATTGGGTATGACCACCATTTCGGCAGGAATCGTGAAGGGACGATTGAAACGGTTCAGCGTCTTGGGGAAGAACTTGGTTTTAAATCGAGCGTGGTTTCTAAACAGGAAGTAGGCGATAAAACCGTGAGCAGCACCGCGATTAGGAATGCCATTCAGAAAGAGGGGGATATGCTGCTTGCTGCCTCATTTTTGGAGCGCTACTATATTCTGAATGGAACGGTGGTTCATGGTGATAAACGAGGTAAACAGATTGGATATCCAACGGCTAATATTCAGCCACAGAATACCAAAAAGATCGTTCCGAAAAGGGGCGTTTATGCTGTTTGGCTAAGAGTTGATGGAAAGTATCACGGAGGGATGATGAATATCGGGGTTCGTCCAACTTTTGAGGGCGAACAGGAAACACTTGAAGTGAACATCTTTGATTTTGATAAAAACATCTATGGAAAAGAAGTCCAAATTCAATTTGTAGACAGAATACGGGATGAACGTAGTTTTAAGGGAGTAGAGCAACTTAAAGCCCAGCTGCGAAGTGATGAGACCAATGCACGAATGAACCTAAAGAACCACTCTCCGGATATTGCAAAACAATTTAAATAA
- the pnp gene encoding polyribonucleotide nucleotidyltransferase, with the protein MMKEDFKSVEFAPGKTISVETGRLAKLADGAVMVRMGDTMVLCTVVSAKEAKPGQDFFPMVVDLRESFTAAGKFPGGFMKREGRPSDGETLASRLIDRSLRPLFPKGYYNDTQYICQVFSSDGQNEADVLGAFGASAATHISDIPFDGPMAQVKVGRIDGEFIINPTIDELEKSDIDMIVAGTAESVIMIEGEMGEISEKEMLSAIKEGHKSIIKLCEFQEELRNEFGVEKREFTPEEEDEDLKAKVAEKVGNRLNEIVSIGLGKEDFNGKVSELKSEVKEAITAEEGYEEAGSDISSIYGDMVKDALRNNILENRKRIDGRSPEDIRDIWTQVGYLPRAHGSAIFSRGETQALVSVALGTKRDAQSVDTLYYEEDKKFMLHYNFPPYCVGEAGFMRGPGRREIGHGHLAERALKKVLPKFEDFSYVIRVRSDITESNGSSSMASVCGGSMALMDAGVPMPKPVAGIAMGMIVGEDKSVVLSDIQGEEDFMGDMDFKTAGTADGITATQMDMKVQGISFEVLEEALEQAHKGRMHILEKMAETISKPKENISEYAPQFVNMTISGDSIGAVIGPGGKVIQTLQKETDTEIWIEEDEEGKGQITISADSLEKAEAAKKRIQAVAGELDEGATYKGTVKAIKEYGAFVEIVPGKEGLLHISELEHGHVKKVEDVISVGDEIDVKLLKVEHGGKLRLSRKALLPKPEEN; encoded by the coding sequence ATTATGAAAGAAGATTTTAAAAGCGTAGAGTTTGCACCCGGTAAAACGATTTCGGTAGAAACCGGTCGTTTAGCCAAATTAGCGGATGGTGCAGTAATGGTAAGAATGGGCGACACAATGGTACTTTGTACGGTTGTTAGCGCAAAAGAAGCTAAACCGGGACAGGATTTTTTCCCAATGGTTGTAGATTTAAGAGAGAGTTTCACTGCTGCCGGTAAATTTCCCGGTGGATTTATGAAAAGAGAAGGCCGTCCTTCCGATGGTGAAACATTAGCCAGCCGTTTAATTGACAGAAGTTTACGTCCGCTATTCCCTAAAGGTTATTATAACGATACACAGTATATCTGCCAGGTATTTTCATCTGATGGACAAAACGAAGCTGATGTATTAGGAGCTTTTGGTGCTTCTGCTGCGACACACATTTCTGATATTCCATTCGACGGTCCGATGGCTCAGGTAAAAGTTGGACGTATTGATGGTGAATTCATCATCAATCCAACTATTGATGAGCTTGAAAAAAGCGACATTGACATGATCGTTGCCGGTACTGCCGAGAGCGTGATTATGATTGAAGGCGAAATGGGTGAGATCAGCGAAAAAGAGATGCTGAGCGCTATTAAAGAAGGTCACAAATCTATTATTAAGCTCTGTGAATTTCAGGAAGAACTGAGAAATGAATTTGGCGTTGAAAAGCGTGAATTTACTCCTGAAGAAGAGGATGAGGATCTGAAAGCTAAAGTTGCTGAGAAGGTCGGAAACCGATTGAATGAAATTGTAAGCATTGGACTTGGCAAAGAAGATTTTAATGGCAAAGTCAGTGAGTTAAAATCTGAAGTGAAAGAAGCTATTACTGCCGAAGAAGGATATGAAGAAGCGGGCAGCGATATTTCTTCCATTTATGGAGACATGGTAAAAGATGCGCTTCGTAATAATATTCTTGAAAATAGAAAACGAATTGACGGACGTTCACCGGAAGACATTCGAGATATCTGGACACAGGTTGGATATCTGCCAAGAGCACACGGTTCTGCAATTTTTAGCCGTGGAGAAACTCAGGCACTTGTCTCTGTAGCTTTGGGTACAAAGCGAGATGCTCAGAGTGTTGACACACTTTACTACGAGGAAGACAAGAAGTTTATGCTTCACTACAACTTCCCTCCATACTGTGTAGGTGAAGCAGGATTTATGAGAGGTCCGGGCCGACGTGAAATTGGCCACGGTCACTTGGCTGAAAGAGCGCTTAAAAAAGTTCTTCCTAAGTTTGAAGATTTCAGCTACGTAATTCGTGTACGATCAGACATTACCGAATCTAACGGCTCATCTTCTATGGCCTCCGTTTGCGGTGGTTCCATGGCACTGATGGATGCCGGTGTTCCAATGCCAAAACCTGTTGCGGGTATTGCAATGGGAATGATTGTTGGAGAAGACAAATCAGTTGTTCTTTCTGATATTCAAGGTGAAGAGGATTTCATGGGCGACATGGACTTCAAAACTGCCGGTACCGCTGATGGTATCACAGCTACTCAAATGGATATGAAAGTTCAGGGAATCAGCTTTGAAGTTCTTGAAGAAGCACTTGAACAAGCTCATAAAGGTAGAATGCATATTCTTGAGAAGATGGCCGAAACCATTTCCAAGCCTAAAGAGAATATCTCTGAGTACGCTCCACAATTTGTCAACATGACAATTTCCGGGGATAGTATTGGCGCTGTGATTGGGCCGGGCGGTAAAGTGATTCAAACACTCCAGAAAGAGACAGATACAGAGATCTGGATCGAAGAGGATGAAGAAGGTAAAGGTCAGATTACAATTAGCGCAGACAGTCTTGAGAAGGCTGAAGCTGCCAAGAAACGTATTCAAGCCGTTGCCGGTGAACTCGATGAAGGAGCGACCTACAAAGGAACTGTGAAGGCGATTAAAGAGTACGGAGCATTCGTTGAGATTGTACCCGGAAAAGAAGGTCTGCTACACATTTCTGAACTGGAACACGGACACGTTAAAAAAGTGGAAGATGTGATTTCTGTAGGTGACGAAATTGACGTGAAACTTCTGAAAGTTGAGCACGGTGGAAAACTAAGACTTTCCAGAAAGGCTCTGCTTCCAAAGCCGGAAGAAAACTAA
- a CDS encoding DUF192 domain-containing protein: MNIKNKIYMLRYSLLILSLLVAACNGKGNEQSEQSESRQLDYTATVTFLDSSEQEIVTVRSAIADDDNSRSEGLMNVQNMPEDAGMLFIFDDETPRSFWMANTPLSLDILFVNSEMEIVRIHRNTSPYSHENIVSETPAKYVVEVNAGFTLNHDIREGMMIEYSLDSPQ, from the coding sequence ATGAACATCAAAAATAAAATATATATGCTTCGATACAGCCTACTGATACTGTCCCTTTTAGTTGCAGCTTGTAATGGCAAAGGAAATGAACAATCAGAACAATCGGAATCTCGACAGTTGGATTATACTGCTACGGTTACTTTTCTGGATTCATCCGAACAGGAAATTGTAACTGTCCGGTCTGCCATTGCAGATGATGATAATAGCAGAAGCGAAGGATTAATGAATGTTCAAAACATGCCTGAAGATGCAGGAATGCTTTTTATTTTTGATGATGAAACGCCGCGAAGTTTCTGGATGGCAAATACCCCTCTCTCTCTGGATATTCTCTTCGTAAATTCAGAAATGGAAATAGTTCGAATACATCGTAATACATCACCATATTCCCACGAAAATATCGTCTCAGAAACACCGGCTAAGTATGTCGTAGAAGTCAATGCCGGATTCACACTGAACCACGATATCCGTGAAGGAATGATGATTGAATATTCTCTTGATAGTCCTCAATAA
- the fbp gene encoding class 1 fructose-bisphosphatase, protein MESTSTAKSRKLVTLDEYIIQAQNKFPGATGELSQLLRDIGLAAKIISREVNKAGITNLLGVDGSTNVHGESVKRLDLFADQQLISALDRSMITCMVISEENDGIVRLNSEGGKYIVYMDPLDGSSNIDVNVSIGSIFSIYMRQPRFDKKLVEDDALQPGIRQVAAGYVLYGSSTIMVYTTGLGVSSFTLDPSIGEFILSEDDFKIPECGNIYSINEGSYNSWADGLKKYIKYCQVEDEETNRPYTARYIGSMVADLHRTLIKGGIFIYPASTRYPNGKLRLMYECNPLSFIIEQAGGMAIDGKKRIMEKQPTSIHQRIPIYIGSPDNVKKVKELLDQHENKESV, encoded by the coding sequence ATGGAATCTACGTCTACCGCTAAATCCAGGAAACTGGTTACACTGGATGAGTATATCATTCAGGCACAAAATAAATTCCCCGGGGCCACAGGAGAACTTTCTCAGCTTTTGAGGGATATTGGCCTTGCAGCTAAAATCATATCCCGGGAAGTAAACAAAGCCGGGATTACTAATTTACTCGGAGTGGACGGGTCTACAAATGTGCACGGTGAATCTGTAAAACGATTAGACTTATTTGCTGATCAGCAGCTTATTTCCGCGCTTGACAGGTCTATGATTACCTGTATGGTAATATCGGAAGAAAATGACGGGATCGTTCGATTAAATAGTGAAGGCGGCAAATATATTGTCTATATGGATCCTTTAGACGGATCCTCAAATATCGACGTAAATGTTTCGATTGGGAGTATTTTTTCAATCTACATGCGTCAGCCCCGATTTGATAAAAAACTCGTAGAAGATGACGCATTACAACCCGGAATACGACAGGTAGCAGCCGGGTACGTTTTGTACGGATCGAGCACTATAATGGTTTATACCACTGGCTTGGGAGTAAGCTCTTTTACGCTCGATCCAAGTATTGGTGAATTTATTCTCTCCGAAGATGATTTTAAAATTCCGGAATGCGGTAATATATACAGTATTAATGAGGGGAGTTATAATTCCTGGGCCGACGGGTTAAAAAAGTATATCAAGTATTGTCAGGTTGAGGATGAAGAAACGAATCGGCCTTATACAGCTCGATATATCGGATCTATGGTGGCTGACTTGCACAGAACTCTGATCAAAGGCGGAATTTTTATCTATCCGGCAAGCACTCGTTATCCAAACGGAAAGTTAAGGTTGATGTATGAGTGTAATCCGCTGAGTTTTATTATTGAACAGGCAGGGGGTATGGCAATTGATGGAAAAAAACGAATAATGGAGAAGCAACCGACATCCATACATCAGAGAATTCCGATCTACATCGGTTCTCCCGACAATGTGAAAAAAGTGAAAGAACTTCTCGATCAACACGAAAATAAAGAGTCAGTTTAG
- the infB gene encoding translation initiation factor IF-2: MTDQKPKKLFKVASEFNVATQSIVDTLSDNGFDVANRPNSKITPEMYEVLDGVYGDDKAKSREHERAREEYESRRNQILSSRNESVSIDNFLEPIDEKEEAKEEKKEEKPKEEKKAESSKEPTLEPQEEPEVKEEKEEEPEAASEEVSDEEKEKEIEVKSSDQETEESDDEEEKVKPEEVKKEAPKKEEPEPESDEEDEEDEEEDYDEDDEEEEDEDDTEVEDIEDEEDDDDSDSEEEEDSDEDDEEEIIRGRSNKKLTGTKVVGKVEFSKEPRKKRKTRKRKKDRKDDETSDAKKQSKPPKEDKSSKKSKKSKKKGRRSKVDEEDVEKKMRETMQKMQSSGTVGSKRSKRRRQRKEEREEERAMQEEMEQLEEQILEVAEFITVSDLAEELEVKPTDVITTCMNLGMMVSINQRLDASTIELVAAEYDFDVEFVDAEEMIEEEIEVEEDKPEDLEPRAPIITVMGHVDHGKTSLLDYIRKAKVAAGEAGGITQHVGAYEVVTDDDKKITFLDTPGHEAFTAMRSRGAQATDIVILVVAADDAVMPQTIEAINHAKAAGVSIVVAINKMDKPEANPDKIKQQLSEHGVIVEEYGGTNQVALVSAETGDGIDDLLEKVLIEAELLELKANPNRLAQGIVLESRIDKGKGTVANILVQNGTLKVGDPFVAGPVFGRVRAMENEHGTRLQDAGPSTPVQLIGFDGTPQAGDRLIVPKDEKTAKEVANQRQQIRREQSLRRVKHMTLDDLSRRMALGEVSELNIIIKADVDGSIEALSGALQKLSTEEVSVNIIHTGSGAITESDVLLASASDGIIIGFQVRPTAGARKLAETESIDIRLFSVIYDAVDEVHDALEGMLSPEISEQMKAMVTVREVFKVSKVGTIAGCYVTEGKLNRNNPIRVIRDGVVIYDGEVDSLKRFKDDVKEVQAGYECGVSIKNFNDLKVGDEFESYEIVEEKRSLDDAR, translated from the coding sequence ATGACGGACCAAAAACCGAAAAAGCTCTTTAAAGTAGCATCAGAATTTAACGTTGCCACTCAATCTATCGTGGATACATTGAGTGACAACGGTTTTGATGTCGCTAATCGGCCAAATTCAAAAATCACACCCGAAATGTACGAGGTGCTTGATGGAGTATACGGCGATGACAAAGCAAAGAGCCGAGAACATGAAAGAGCCAGAGAAGAATACGAAAGTCGTCGGAATCAAATTTTATCGAGCCGAAACGAAAGCGTTTCAATTGACAACTTTTTAGAGCCGATTGATGAAAAAGAGGAGGCTAAAGAAGAGAAGAAGGAAGAAAAACCTAAAGAAGAGAAAAAGGCTGAATCCTCAAAAGAGCCTACTCTTGAGCCTCAGGAAGAACCTGAAGTAAAAGAAGAGAAAGAAGAAGAACCTGAGGCGGCTTCTGAGGAAGTATCCGATGAGGAAAAAGAAAAAGAAATTGAAGTGAAATCTTCAGATCAGGAAACTGAAGAATCAGATGATGAAGAGGAAAAGGTTAAACCTGAGGAAGTGAAGAAGGAGGCACCGAAAAAGGAAGAACCTGAGCCTGAATCTGATGAAGAAGATGAGGAAGATGAAGAAGAGGATTACGATGAAGATGATGAGGAGGAGGAAGACGAGGACGACACAGAAGTAGAAGATATTGAAGATGAAGAAGACGATGATGACTCTGACTCTGAGGAGGAAGAAGATTCCGATGAAGATGATGAAGAAGAGATTATTCGGGGACGCTCAAACAAAAAGCTTACAGGTACAAAAGTAGTTGGGAAAGTTGAGTTTTCTAAAGAACCACGCAAGAAGCGTAAGACCAGAAAACGCAAGAAAGATCGCAAAGATGATGAGACTTCGGATGCTAAAAAGCAGTCCAAACCACCCAAGGAGGATAAATCGTCTAAGAAATCGAAGAAGAGTAAAAAGAAAGGCCGTCGCTCAAAAGTTGATGAGGAAGATGTAGAGAAGAAGATGCGCGAAACGATGCAGAAAATGCAGAGTAGCGGCACAGTTGGCAGCAAGCGGTCGAAACGCAGAAGGCAGCGTAAAGAGGAGAGAGAGGAAGAGCGCGCCATGCAGGAGGAAATGGAGCAGCTCGAAGAACAAATTCTTGAGGTGGCAGAATTTATCACCGTAAGTGATCTTGCGGAAGAACTTGAGGTTAAACCAACCGATGTAATTACTACATGTATGAATCTCGGTATGATGGTTTCAATCAATCAGCGTCTGGATGCATCTACAATTGAGTTAGTTGCAGCAGAATATGACTTCGATGTGGAGTTCGTAGACGCAGAAGAGATGATTGAAGAAGAGATTGAGGTGGAAGAAGATAAACCTGAAGATCTAGAGCCGCGTGCTCCGATTATTACCGTAATGGGTCACGTTGATCACGGTAAAACTTCACTTCTTGACTACATTCGAAAAGCGAAGGTAGCTGCAGGTGAAGCTGGTGGTATTACTCAGCACGTTGGCGCGTATGAAGTTGTTACAGACGACGACAAGAAGATCACCTTCCTGGATACTCCGGGACACGAAGCGTTTACCGCTATGCGTAGCCGTGGTGCACAAGCCACAGATATTGTAATTCTGGTTGTTGCTGCTGATGATGCCGTGATGCCTCAAACGATTGAGGCGATTAATCACGCCAAAGCAGCCGGTGTATCAATTGTAGTTGCTATCAATAAAATGGATAAGCCGGAAGCCAACCCTGATAAAATCAAACAGCAGCTCTCCGAACATGGAGTCATTGTAGAGGAGTATGGTGGTACAAATCAGGTGGCGCTGGTATCTGCAGAAACCGGCGACGGAATTGATGATCTACTCGAAAAAGTATTGATTGAAGCTGAACTGCTTGAATTGAAAGCCAATCCAAACCGACTTGCTCAAGGTATTGTTCTTGAGTCGAGAATTGATAAAGGTAAAGGTACAGTTGCAAACATTTTGGTTCAGAACGGGACACTGAAAGTAGGTGATCCGTTTGTAGCCGGACCGGTATTTGGCCGTGTTCGTGCAATGGAAAATGAGCATGGAACCCGACTGCAGGATGCCGGACCATCAACACCGGTACAGCTTATCGGTTTTGACGGGACACCTCAGGCAGGTGATCGACTGATTGTTCCAAAAGATGAGAAGACCGCAAAAGAAGTTGCAAATCAGCGTCAACAGATTCGAAGAGAGCAGTCACTGCGGCGTGTTAAACATATGACTCTTGATGATCTTTCCAGAAGAATGGCGCTTGGTGAAGTATCAGAATTGAATATCATTATCAAGGCTGATGTAGACGGCTCCATTGAAGCTCTATCCGGAGCTCTTCAGAAATTAAGTACCGAAGAGGTTTCTGTAAACATTATTCATACGGGATCGGGAGCCATTACAGAATCTGATGTACTTCTTGCTTCCGCATCTGACGGTATCATTATCGGTTTCCAGGTTCGACCTACTGCCGGTGCACGTAAACTTGCCGAAACCGAAAGTATCGATATTCGACTGTTCAGCGTTATCTACGATGCAGTTGATGAAGTACACGATGCACTTGAAGGCATGTTGAGTCCTGAGATTTCAGAACAAATGAAAGCGATGGTTACCGTACGTGAAGTATTCAAAGTATCCAAAGTAGGTACAATCGCCGGATGTTATGTTACAGAAGGAAAACTTAATCGTAATAACCCAATCCGGGTCATTCGTGATGGTGTTGTCATTTACGACGGAGAAGTAGATTCACTAAAACGTTTCAAGGATGATGTGAAGGAAGTTCAGGCCGGCTATGAGTGCGGTGTGAGTATTAAGAACTTCAACGACTTGAAAGTGGGAGATGAATTTGAAAGTTATGAGATTGTCGAAGAGAAACGAAGTCTGGATGATGCAAGATAA
- the truB gene encoding tRNA pseudouridine(55) synthase TruB: MAKKAIPLSDLPIVNQNTDSDSFQADQFSTGAVVLMDKPMEWSSFQLVKYVRYRIPPKKVGHAGTLDPLATGLLVLCTGKATKSIEQIQNLPKEYIATVRFGASTPSYDSALEPDETAEWDHITKEMIEQKLDNNFSGEILQKPPIYSAISIKGERLYKKARRGETVEIAARPVQIYETELLSVNLPDIKLRIRCGKGTYIRSLAHDLGLALDSRAYMSGLRRTKIGHFDVEDAMTTDQFDTFINSVSPKS; this comes from the coding sequence ATGGCAAAAAAAGCCATTCCTCTTTCCGACCTTCCTATCGTCAATCAGAACACAGATTCTGATTCCTTTCAAGCCGATCAATTTTCCACCGGTGCCGTAGTACTAATGGATAAACCAATGGAGTGGAGCAGTTTCCAATTGGTTAAGTATGTACGTTATCGGATACCTCCGAAAAAAGTTGGTCATGCCGGTACTTTAGATCCGCTGGCTACCGGTTTATTAGTGCTTTGCACAGGTAAAGCGACAAAATCCATCGAACAGATACAAAATCTTCCGAAAGAGTATATAGCTACTGTTCGGTTCGGTGCTTCCACACCTTCTTACGATTCTGCTTTAGAACCGGATGAAACGGCGGAGTGGGATCATATCACAAAAGAAATGATCGAACAGAAATTGGATAATAATTTTTCAGGTGAGATACTTCAAAAACCACCGATCTATTCCGCTATCAGTATTAAAGGGGAACGACTTTATAAAAAAGCGCGACGAGGTGAGACTGTAGAAATTGCTGCCCGACCGGTACAAATTTACGAAACTGAACTACTCAGCGTAAATTTACCGGACATCAAACTGCGTATTCGATGCGGAAAAGGAACTTACATTCGATCACTTGCACATGATTTGGGATTAGCTTTGGATAGCCGTGCATATATGTCTGGTCTAAGGAGAACAAAAATAGGCCATTTTGATGTTGAAGATGCAATGACGACAGATCAGTTTGATACATTTATAAATTCAGTATCACCGAAATCTTGA
- the rpsO gene encoding 30S ribosomal protein S15, translated as MSITKEQKADIIEKHGGDAENSGSVEAQIAILTARINDLTGHLSENKKDHSSRRGLLKMVGKRRRLLNYLKNNDIVKYRELIQELGIRK; from the coding sequence ATGAGTATAACAAAAGAACAAAAAGCAGATATTATTGAAAAGCATGGCGGTGACGCCGAAAACAGTGGTTCAGTAGAAGCCCAAATAGCTATACTAACCGCTCGTATTAATGATCTGACCGGTCACCTGAGTGAAAATAAGAAAGATCACTCTTCAAGACGTGGTCTATTGAAGATGGTTGGTAAAAGAAGAAGGCTTCTCAACTATCTTAAAAATAACGATATTGTAAAATACCGAGAGCTTATCCAAGAACTGGGTATTCGTAAATAA
- the nusA gene encoding transcription termination factor NusA, translating into MQNEISKQIIQSFAEIAKDKGIDKDLLLSILEDVFRTMIRKKYESDESFEVILNADRGEIQILHIREVVPADELTDPVTEITLEEAQKHDPDLELYDEYAQEISITDFGRRAVSMARQQLAQRIREIEKDNVFEEYSDRIGEIVLGDVYQVRHNKDILVNHNGVELLLPKNEQIYKDRYRKGDTIRAVVSEVKRIGGNPTVIISRTSPLFLERLFENEIPEVFDGIIELKRIAREPGDRSKVAVVSYDERVDPVGACVGMKGIRIHAIVRELQNENIDVINYSDDKIEFIKRALQPARVAKVEISEDGKQANVLVPADEVSKAIGKGGVNIRLASKLVGCEIDVYREVEEEDDIDLAEFEVDFGKETIDMLFEIGCDSARAVLELDEDEIVRRTEGKITKEEAEKIIDIIAYEFEDEED; encoded by the coding sequence ATGCAAAACGAAATTTCAAAGCAAATAATCCAGTCGTTTGCAGAAATTGCAAAAGATAAAGGCATAGATAAAGATCTGCTTCTTTCTATACTTGAAGATGTATTTCGTACGATGATTCGTAAAAAATATGAATCAGATGAATCGTTTGAAGTAATTTTGAATGCAGACCGGGGAGAAATTCAGATTCTCCATATTCGTGAAGTAGTTCCGGCAGATGAACTGACTGACCCTGTGACTGAAATTACCCTGGAAGAGGCTCAAAAGCATGATCCGGATCTCGAACTATATGACGAGTATGCTCAGGAAATATCTATTACTGATTTTGGACGCCGTGCAGTTTCAATGGCGCGTCAGCAGTTGGCACAGCGGATTCGTGAAATTGAGAAAGATAATGTATTTGAAGAGTATTCCGATCGTATTGGAGAAATTGTATTGGGTGATGTATATCAGGTGCGACACAATAAAGATATTCTGGTAAATCACAACGGAGTAGAGTTACTCCTTCCTAAAAACGAACAGATTTACAAAGATCGATACCGTAAAGGTGATACGATCAGAGCGGTTGTTTCTGAAGTAAAACGTATCGGTGGAAATCCAACGGTAATTATTTCAAGAACATCTCCTCTGTTCCTGGAAAGGTTATTTGAAAATGAGATTCCGGAAGTATTTGATGGAATTATTGAGTTGAAAAGAATTGCACGCGAACCGGGTGATCGTTCCAAAGTGGCTGTGGTATCTTATGATGAGCGTGTTGATCCGGTAGGAGCCTGTGTGGGTATGAAAGGGATTCGTATTCATGCAATAGTACGAGAGCTTCAAAACGAAAATATTGACGTCATCAATTATAGTGATGACAAGATTGAATTTATCAAACGTGCGCTTCAGCCTGCAAGAGTTGCAAAAGTGGAAATCAGTGAAGATGGGAAGCAAGCAAATGTACTTGTGCCAGCTGACGAAGTTTCCAAAGCGATTGGTAAAGGAGGTGTGAATATCCGCCTTGCCTCAAAACTTGTTGGATGCGAAATCGACGTATACAGGGAAGTAGAAGAGGAAGATGATATCGATCTGGCTGAATTTGAAGTCGATTTTGGAAAAGAGACGATTGATATGCTTTTCGAAATTGGATGCGACAGCGCACGTGCAGTACTAGAGCTGGATGAAGATGAGATAGTTCGCCGAACCGAAGGTAAAATTACCAAAGAGGAAGCAGAAAAAATCATCGATATCATTGCTTATGAATTTGAGGACGAGGAAGATTGA